One genomic segment of Impatiens glandulifera chromosome 6, dImpGla2.1, whole genome shotgun sequence includes these proteins:
- the LOC124943368 gene encoding uncharacterized protein LOC124943368 — MVGESIVTTVNGVEFSFDEIVYAEFFELPTEGHTFDLILSSEVMEEMKKTFSTDGSMIHVNGNKKVLKPHFILLNDVVAKALQGKSGSFHLYSQDRFDYMCAISKGIQANKESITYAAQLSRLMEHLEVPVGEPEKINSPRVISALTVASTLIRMKNNLECASGASSYQTGGKPSTRSKQPSASIMSIGAKRSKIVNESEAISSSLKSSTKKDSESEKKTKAPRASKSLKVTSSKSLAVVPEFDVPIVEQDESIFSPLIESAKGPAVESAGPNDKNTDRIESHVVQTNQVVAGATELSQLEQGAVLTLVVGKSTEQESSVPAPKDSMVVEKVIRVELSAELCKKPQSAFEFMHSARMSSGIVISEPRPAAKPVEVVGKGKKIATPVLEEVSEATSIVDLILDQVKVIAAEKLEIFESWSLERLLSKYNETLSNSAITREWKKRVANEKKVLKWAKTSEVAEALKRKDLVEARKANFNLVEKGSEVEVRVLKRLNDIMDSYVSVATRYVHGANCSGAKPFDDDEAMDILDADNDANELYAALLIEFGNLSTEETEEAQEKVAVVTQPEIIRSEGEPSKDKNAEEGSSSSEDKQDQYARHRAEEELLEEEHNETAKVAEKEQLEKSMQIHTNFKPIQSMEAESQENSSNKESSTEGNNMLKSMKFVLSSLQKSMENAKSNAQRDKPRITQGESSRRSDGVSTGTRSRRAPRNDDNHRPTKRGGGLSGGDRGGRSSGGGRGRLSGYDQRGRASGGDRGGRSSGSNHGGRSFPPCRGNDPTSI; from the exons atggtgggtgaatccataGTAACAACCGTCAACGGCGTGGAGTTTTCTTTTGATGAAATcgtatatgcggagttctttgaacttccgacggaggggcACACTTTCGACTTGATTCTTTCATCAGAAGTCAtggaagagatgaagaaaacCTTTTCTACTGATGGTTCGATGATACATGTTAATGGAAATAAGAAGGTACTCAAACCCCACTTCATTTTGCTGAACGACGTGGTAGCAAAAGCACTACAAGGGAAATCTGGCTCCTTCCATCtttatagtcaagaccgttttgactatatgtgcgctatTTCAAAGGGAATTCAG GCAAATAAGGAAAGCATAACCTATGCGGCTCAACTAAGTCGTTTAATGGAGCATTTGGaggttcctgttggtgaacctgAGAAGATCAATTCTCCGAGAGTAATCTCTGCTCTTACAGTCGCTAGTACActgataaggatgaagaacaacctGGAATGTGCCTCTGGTGCATCCAGTTATCAAACTGGTGGTAAGCCCTCTACCCGATCCAAACAACCGTCCGCTTCTATTATGTCAATAGGGGCAAAAAGATCGAAAAtagtgaatgaatcggaggccattTCCTCTAGTCTGAAAAGTTCAACcaagaaggactctgaatca gaaaagaagacgaaggcgccccgcgcgtctaaatcattGAAGGTAACCTCTTCTAAATCGTTGGCCGTTGTGCCTGAGTTTGATGTTCCTATagtggaacaagatgaatcCATTTTTTCTCCCTTAATAGAATCTGCTAAAGGGcccgctgttgagtcagctggtccaaatgaTAAAAATACTGACAGAATTGAGTCTCATGTTGTTCAAACAAATCAAGTAGTCGCTGGTGCTACAGAGTTATCTCAACTAGAACAAGGtgcagttcttacccttgttgttgGTAAATCTACTGAACAAGAATCTTCTGTTCCCGCTCCTAAAGATTCTATGGTAGTCGAGAAGGTTATTCGTGTAGAGCTCTCTGCTGAGCTGTGTAAGAAACCCCAATCGGCGTTCGAGTTCATGCATTCTGCAAGAATGTCGAGTGGAATTGTGATTAGTGAACCCAGACCTGCTgcaaaacccgtagaggttgttggaaaaggtaagaagattGCAACTCCAGTTCTTGAAgaagtatcggaggcaacaagcattgttgacctcattttgGATCAAGTTAAAGTCATTGCGGCTGAAAAGTTGGAgatttttgaatcatggtcccTAGAGAGATTGTTGTCCAAGTACAATGAAACCCTGTCAAATTCTGCAATAACCCGAGAGTGGAAGAAGCGGGTAGCCAATGAGAAGAAAGTTCTCAAGTGGGCTAAAACTTCAGAGGTAGCtgaggctctgaagagaaaggATCTCGTTGAAGCCAGAAAGGCTAATTTCAATCTCGTTGAGAAAGGATCTGAGGTGGAAGTGAGAGTATTGAAGAGGCTGAATGACATCATGGATAGCTACGTCTCGGTGGCTACCCGATACGTTCATGGCGCTAATTGCTCTGGCGCAAAACCTTTCGATGATGATGAAGCTATGGATATTCTTGATGCTGATAATGATGCCAATGAGCTATATGCTGCTCttttgatcgaattcgggaatctttctacTGAAGA AACAGAGGAAGCCCAAGAGAAAGTGGCTGTGGTAACTCAACCAGAgattatcagatctgagggggaaccctccaaagataAGAATGCTGAAGAAGGAAGTTCCTCATCCGAGGACAAACAGGATCAATACGCAAGACAT AGAGCTGAAGAAGAACTGCTAGAAGAGGAGCATAatgaaactgctaaggtagCTGAGAAGGAACAACTGGAGAAATCAATGcagattcatacaaactttaAGCCTATTCAGAGTATGGAAGCAGAGTCTCAAGAGaattcatcaaataaagaaTCCTCTACTGAAGGTAATAATATGCTAAAATCTATGAAGTTTgtgctctcatctcttcagaagagcaTG GAGAACGCAAAATCTAATGCTCAAAGAGATAAACCTCGAATCACCCAAGgcgagtcaagtagaagaagtgacggtgtgtcaaccggcactagATCCAGACGAGCCCCAAGAAATGATGATAATcataggccaaccaagagaggtggaggtttAAGCGGCGGTGATCGTGGAGGCAGAAGTAGTGGTGGTGGCCGTGGTAGGCTATCTGGATATGATCAAAGAGGTCGTGCAAgtggcggtgatcgtggtggtagatCAAGTGGAAGCAATCATGGTGGTCGCAGTTTTCCTCC
- the LOC124943369 gene encoding uncharacterized protein LOC124943369: protein MFSLFPRPPKPKALHGENPVENSVDVRSLVKGEIYPDVRSASELDLSGVKFTKCSKKLSYLTDITFHDGVLSVPTVVLLDSTASLFWNLLALEQYSDFKDDYGCVFISYVSFMDNLICNNKDVEIFTRNNIFLSWVNDDKEFLLLFNRLALAADMNGVNEFSFISRELERYCGSNIHPLRAYIVRNYFEARWDLMNSVMLFIFTVTQTVFAILDYNRKGKN, encoded by the coding sequence ATGTTCTCCTTGTTCCCTCGTCCACCTAAACCCAAAGCCTTGCATGGAGAAAACCCTGTCGAGAATTCTGTGGACGTTAGATCCTTAGTAAAAGGAGAGATATATCCAGACGTAAGGAGTGCATCAGAGCTAGATCTCTCTGGAGTTAAATTCACCAAGTGTAGTAAGAAACTGAGTTACTTGACAGATATAACGTTTCACGATGGGGTTTTGTCTGTCCCAACTGTGGTCCTTCTTGACTCAACGGCCTCCTTGTTCTGGAATCTATTGGCGTTGGAGCAGTACTCGGATTTTAAGGATGATTACGGGTGCGTCTTCATATCCTACGTTAGTTTCATGGACAATCTCATATGCAATAATAAGGATGTGGAGATATTCACGAGGAACAACATCTTCTTGTCGTGGGTAAATGATGACAAGGAGTTTCTATTGCTCTTTAACCGTCTGGCTTTGGCTGCCGACATGAATGGTGTAAATGAATTCTCCTTTATTTCTCGTGAACTCGAAAGATACTGCGGAAGCAACATCCATCCACTTCGAGCTTATATAGTGCGCAACTATTTTGAGGCAAGATGGGATTTGATGAACTCCGTGATGCTCTTTATTTTTACAGTTACTCAGACTGTTTTCGCCATCCTTGACTATAATCGAAAAGGTAAAAACTGA